From Neodiprion pinetum isolate iyNeoPine1 chromosome 7, iyNeoPine1.2, whole genome shotgun sequence, a single genomic window includes:
- the LOC138191299 gene encoding uncharacterized protein — protein sequence MGWTTRGTGRNYDSLTGSEALVGFFTKKVLTYISKNRKCRKCDRGHDSSDHDCRLNFEGSAKAIESAAAAHLATQNSIFDTCHVQLGIMIGDNDSSAIGSVGAASHHEVIKHSDKNHTSKGVVNELHKIKKNHKELTAGAIKYLQRCFNYCVAQNIGDPVEMAKGIRNIPSHCFNNHDNCGTWCGYHANPESYRHSAIGDGFVSEQLFDALSCIFDVVASRADRFAAGVSSNVNESLNATIASKAPKMRFYGTTASSDARLACAINKKK from the coding sequence ATGGGATGGACAACTAGAGGCACTGGACGTAACTACGACAGTCTTACGGGATCTGAGGCTCTCGTCGGATTTTTTACAAAGAAAGTCCTTACGTACATTtctaaaaatagaaaatgccGAAAATGTGATCGAGGACACGACTCTAGCGATCATGACTGCAGACTGAATTTTGAAGGTTCTGCTAAGGCAATCGAGTCCGCAGCTGCTGCGCATCTAGCAAcccaaaattcgattttcgacACGTGTCACGTTCAATTAGGCATCATGATCGGAGATAACGATAGTAGCGCGATAGGATCAGTAGGAGCGGCTAGTCATCATGAAGTTATCAAACATTCTGATAAAAATCACACAAGCAAAGGGGTAGTAAATGAACtccacaaaataaaaaaaaatcacaaagagCTCACTGCTGgtgcaataaaatatctccAACGCTGCTTTAATTATTGCGTAGCTCAAAATATCGGTGATCCTGTCGAAATGGCCAAAGGAATAAGAAACATTCCATCCCATTGTTTCAATAACCATGACAATTGCGGAACATGGTGCGGCTATCATGCCAACCCGGAATCGTACAGACATTCCGCGATAGGGGACGGATTTGTGAGCGAACAATTATTTGATGCGTTAAGCTGTATTTTCGACGTTGTAGCGTCTAGAGCGGACAGATTCGCAGCAGGAGTTTCGAGTAACGTCAACGAAAGCCTAAACGCGACGATTGCTAGTAAAGCACCAAAAATGCGCTTCTATGGTACAACAGCTTCCAGTGATGCTCGGCTAGCATGCGcgatcaataaaaaaaaatag